From the Elaeis guineensis isolate ETL-2024a chromosome 16, EG11, whole genome shotgun sequence genome, the window ACCCAAGGGGCTGGTAATGACGAGAGGACCAATGCGATGATTACTGTGGAAACTGGGCCTCATtggtatttaatttaaaaaaggcTGCTTTCTCGTGGGGTTCTTAATCCAATAAAACTGAGATAATTAGTGGAGAAAAAATTGGCCATTCGGGGTTTATcctcttttctcctttttctcccAGATTTTATGACAATACTCTAGTTCCAAATCACCAATATGAAGCCAAACCTTCCACATTATCAATTATTGTACGCTCATCCTGTAATTGAGAAATAATAGTCCCATATTGTATAGCTTGAGAAATTTTATGGTGATTATGTACTTCTTAGATCCATATCCATCTAGATGCTCAAATTTTTGGATAGGATCTTAATGTTTCATGAGAGGCAGGCTTATTATGTGTCATCATATTTATTAGTCAGAATGGTGCAACTCATCCGATTTACCTCCAAACATGAGGAATTGGTTGATTATGAAGTTGCATAATAAATAATTACGGGCTTAGTGAACTTTTCATGTGTGCCACCCTAAACCATTTCCTTCTTTTAATGTAACATATTCTCTACCCTTGCATGCCTATCCCTCTTTCCAGGACCAAAGACCTTTATATATAAACTGTATTATCCTCCTTACTTCCCCCTCTCTTTTCCCAACTGACCCACTCTATAACGATGCTTTTAATACCTAAAACAATTATATCCACTTGTCCACTGACTTAACCACCCCTCTCAGGCCGGCCATTTGGCTTAAAACACTTGTTTTCAGTCCCGCATCAATCTCCGCACTGATTACCTACCCTTAGCATTTCAATCCGTTTCCAATCTCCGctcatcttctccttcctcctctcctgAGATGAATCTCCCTGCACCACGTTGTGACCGTTGGGACGTCAGTGGCTTCCATGCCACGTCTTTAAATGAGTCCGAAGAGGATGTGTAACATAAAAGTGGAGTCTAAGTCACACAGTTTATGATTTGGGCTCCACATTAGGGGAGGTGATTTCTTCTCTTGTTATAAAGGAAAGTGAAGTGCAGAAAGGCTTCCGCAACTCATTGAAGCCTTGTtgaagggaaaaaagaaaagaattttgaAGACTCTATGGTGCAACTTTTACATTGCAAAGTGCTGTATCATTATAGATAGCTACCACGTCACTTGTATCGGATGTGGACAGCTCTTATTTAtcccaaaaatatatattttgatatcttttagtGAGATACATGATGTATGTGGAGATGAAGGAGAGCGTTTTTATATTCAAAATAGATGATGTGGCAACTGTTCATGATGGTACCATATTCTAAAATATAAAAGTCATACTGCAGAGGTTATTGttcgaagagaaaaataaaaaataaaaaaaaaagaaaacaaagagagagaaagaaggaaaagagatggaaggaggaaatttTCTTTTCTCAATATAGTGATGTGCTTCTCTTGTCAAGAATTTTTTTGTATTAATCCCTATAATCTGTTTATTTTAGTCAACTTCTTGCTTCTTGATTGAAATAGTCTGAATTTTGGATGCATCATGTTATACCTTGATATATCATGCTAATTTtatgtttttattattttttattttatctagcTGTTTTTAGGATTGTAAATGCAACTTCTTCCACCATCATGAATTTTGGATGGAGCAAATCTTCTTTTCCCTTCTATGCCACATGGTCATTTTCTCTTGTCCTAACTACATAAGCAAGCAGATAAGTATTTTCGGAAATATGTGACTCCATCCTCTCAGCCTTTGCAAATACTTTACCCCTTTAATGCATACTTCCAACTTCATCCAGGGCATTGTGTTTTtgcagcatgaaaaattttttatgcactgCAGACGGTATAAAAAATCTGACATGAAGTGCATTATCTTATCCAATTGATCcacatagtcatcatttttcaatatatatttaatacctgcagatcgaatttttaatttaaaaattttgtatgacgataatatctctattttttaaaaaaattatgatattctgtgacgTAATAGTccaaaatgtcataatatagcctcggatatcataatatgagagagATATTTTTGTTCAACCACTTTCAAATGCATGTAATGTCTACAAgccgattttttcgtttgaaagtTTTGAAcgatgaaaatatccatattttttagaaaaaaattataatattctgtaCATATTATGGATgcgggatatcataatatgaatatagaatatcatatttttttcaaagagcaagagcattttcatcatataaaatttttaaatgaaaaatctaATCTACAAACATTAAATGCACGTTGGAAAATGATAACTATGCCAACCAATCAGATGAGATGGTGCATTCCACATCGAATTTTCTACactagtgcacaaagaattttgcttTGCAGCACAAGCTTGGGCCCCAAACAAGTGGGACGTGCCTCGTCCTGGCTCGGCATGTGCCAGGAAGCAGCGGTAATTGGCTCCACGTTGTTTGCCGAGAAACGGCATGATCTATATCCAAAAGTTGAAAGGTAGttgtcttctttctctctcttttttttaaataaatattatttcaaatatataaaaatatattaatatcttcataaatatatattctcataaaatatttattatgcaTGTATagcttttttttaatatatttttacttATGTACCTATATCATCTGATAcggttaaaaaatttatatattccaatattataatttttatatatgattaAGGAACAAGTGGTTtacaattaaaataataaaaatatccttaatagatagacatacacacacataaaagagggtatacatgcaattctatttatttaaaatttatatattcaaaaaatttattaaaaaacgaTCAAAATTTTGttaagagttgtcaaatcatttatgattcaataaattcagCAAGTCAAAAAAAAAGTGCTAAGTTAGGTagtaatttttctttatttaagtTTTTAACTCAATCAAGTTAAAATATTGGATCATTATGTTGATAATACTCTCTCATTTGAttttcatattaattattattattgaatttGTGACATCCATATATTCTTCATTATTTTtaggagattaaaatatattaaatttaaattaattaaagatcagtgaaatattttttagtgatttataaatgataaattattatttatttgtttagGCAAGAATTTCATATAGGCATCATGATTTATCTTATAACAATTATTGTCAACATAGAATCATGCGATATAATAATACTGGTCTCTTTCACAGTTAAGAGTGATTAAATTATCTTTGGTAAAGTTGATTTTTGCCGTACGAGCATCTACTCCAAAGACTGTTAGATTACTCTTGGGAATTGTTTGATTTAACTTGAACTTTGAACATGTGGGTTAAATTCACATCCACTACTAAATTACATAAGTTGCAAGATTAATCTAGCAGGCCTTAGAGCAGATGTTCAAATGGTAGAAGTCAATTTCAATGAAGATAATTCAGTCACTTTTCATTAAGGAGGATAACTAAAAAAGGCAAGTATTATCAAGCCGCATGATCCCATGTTGACATCGATTTTTATGGAATAAACTCTGATACCTTTATTTCTATCTCAACAAACGAATAACAATGGACCATTTATaatcactaaaaatattttaatgatctagacatttaaattaatttaaatttaatgttgtttaatttttttaaaataataaagaatAAATAGATATCATGGACTCAATCATGTCAAATGGAAGAATAGCATTACCGAAATAATCATCCAATActtcaatttgatcaagttgcgatattaaataaagaaaaattaacaATGTGACTAGGTCCTTGTTTCCTTCACTTGCTGATTCAATCAAGTTATGAAAGGCTTTACAAGTTTCATCCaagttttgataatttttttaataaattttttgtatttatacTCTTCAAAATATACGAAATTGTATGAATATTCTTACAAAGttactatttacatatatatttttataatttttttaatatctacCTCTTAaggataatttagttattttaattttaaattatttatttcttAATGATATTagtaaatataaagaaaaaaaaagatatgcatGCAAATAGTAATTCGACAAAgatattcatataattttatatattaggaggatatacatataaaaaaattaaaaaaaaaaagaagaaaggaaaaaaaaaaaaaaaaaggcaaggaGGCCGTTCATGGAGCTATGTTCTCATATTGAAAGAGAGGAGCGTCGTCCCTGGGAATTGACCTTGGCTGCTGCACTGAAAGTAGCCTCCAATGGAAGAAGAGGCGGGGTACCAAATTAATCAAAATACACTTCATGTATGTGCAGCAGCAACCTGCCTCCATAGCTGCTGCTGCTTTCATTAATCAGAGAAATATAGTGCATTAGGGCTATGAGCATGTACatggcttgagagagagagagggtggggtggGCAATAAGGCATGCACAGACCTAGAGATATTCCGACTGTCCTGTTCTTCTTGAAGGAGCTTTCAATATTTGCACAAgcacaatccaaaaaaaaaaaaaaaaaaagctcacttTGTTCAGActtcaaagagagagagagagccagagACAGAAACAAAAGGCAGCATGGCATTAGAAGAAACTCTCCAGTACTATTCCACTCTTCCTTTTTATCTTTTCTCTGCCCTCAAAATGGCGCTGTTGAGGCCCTCTGTAGTGTGCGCTTGGCAGGTACTTGAGCTTCCATCTCCAAACGTAACTGTACATAGccaccagcaaaaaaaaaaaaaaaaaaactaataagtaatcaaaaaatggaaagaaattctgaaagagagagagagaaagaggagatggGATGCTTAGAAATGACCTCCTCAAACATTCTCTCCAGCTTTCTGTTCTCATCTAGCAAACGAGCAACCTCGCGCTGCAGCTCATATGTATAAGCCTGTTCCCCACCCCAAAAGTAATTCAAAGATCAAAAAACTTTGATCAAGACTAGACAAACTCGTTTCTTATCTACCTAAGAGTAGCCAACCCATGAggaaaacaacaacaaagagaaacaGAGTAATACAAGAGGAGGAGAGACAAGAGGTGGTGCCTGTTTTCTTGCTCGAGAACGAGCCGCCGACTCCCGGTTTTTGATCATCCTCTTCTTCCGTCGATCGGCGCCATTGCCATGGCCGAAGCTCGCTTCCGGTTGCTGCTCTAATGCTCTCTTCTTGGAGCAGTAGGCAAAGGGGCCAGCGGAGGAAGCACCAGTACCATTGGTATTGGAATTGGTGGAGTTGGGATGGACCATGAGGTGGCCAGAGTTCAGGCTGAGGCCGGTGAAGCGAGGAAGGGGAAGGTCATTAAGAGGAGGCGAAACAGGGGGTGGATCATTGAAGTCCCCACCTAGGAAGTCTTGGAGGACGATGCCTCTGAAGGGGGTGGTGGTGGAGGTGGGTTTGGCCTCCAGGTCCTGGTGGAGAGTGCTGAGGCTGATAtccatccaaacttcttccaTGCTCCTCCTTGGACTCTGGGGTGGGatagaaggggaagaagaagaagagctggtggaagaggaggaggtggtggagaTCACTCTATTATTGCTGCTACTGTTGTTGCTGGTGGTGGTGGGCACTTGCTCTGAGGACCACATACGcgcgcagagagagagagagagagaggctgaaGAAAAAGGTCGTGCGAGCTTCCAGAACGGGGAGAGTGCTGGAAATAGGAGGGGAGGAGTGGGGCTTTATTTTCCCCTCCCGCGTCCACTTGGTTCCCTATTGGGCTGTCTGAATTGGATTAAAGTACAGTGCTGGATAGCAGCAAGCTCTCAAGCTCAAATCTATCCTGCTGCTCTCAAGCTCAAATCTATCCTGGACTTTCAAGTGATGCTGACATTGTGACAGACTCATGTGTTTTGAAAAGGTTTACATATTACATTGTCAGAGAATGACTGCTTCTCTTCCATGAGGTTAAACACATCTATATAGATATTAATAATAGAGTTGATTGGATGACAACATATATGACTAATGGAAAATTACTTTCTGAATTGTTGCATCTTAAATTCTTTTaagttttttatatattttattttgatttgtaCGGATGTATCTTTTTCAGATTAGTTTAACAAATTCAGATCCCCgcacccaccaaaaaaaaaaaaaaaaaaccatgcaTGAAGTGGTCaaaaaattaaacaatttaaataatattaaattatatttattttttttatcattgatGCATATATCGGGATCTCCATAATACATGATTTTTCGTATATAAGtggtttaaaaataatagatcatATTCAATAACTTGAACAATCAATTTCTCTATGCCACCACTACCCTAATGGGGAATTACTTTCTATTTTTAACCACCGGCTATCTTAGCTGTGCCACCACTATCCAACTACCTCCAATGCACCACCCTTTCCTTTCGATTCCTCTATGCCACGGGAAGAACCTTGTTTTGGCAcaagaaggaaagagaaagagcgaaagaaaaagagagagaaagaaaaagagagaaactaCAGCTTTGATAGAATCCAGATTGAGTCTTTCTCACCTTTTCATCTCTATTGATTTACCCGAATCATACCTAGTTTTCTAATTGTCTTTTCAATTgtgaattatatctaatttagggCTTTCAATTTAAGCAGGTGGGAATTCAGATCCATTTAACTTGGAGGCATGATCGTGACTGAATCCTT encodes:
- the LOC105059728 gene encoding bZIP transcription factor 27 → MEEVWMDISLSTLHQDLEAKPTSTTTPFRGIVLQDFLGGDFNDPPPVSPPLNDLPLPRFTGLSLNSGHLMVHPNSTNSNTNGTGASSAGPFAYCSKKRALEQQPEASFGHGNGADRRKKRMIKNRESAARSRARKQAYTYELQREVARLLDENRKLERMFEELRLEMEAQVPAKRTLQRASTAPF